AATTAATGGCCCGAGGTCCTCGACGGACCCGAACAACAAGAGGAAATAAGAACGCAATGGAAGCTTTTATTGGCCATCGGTGGCTGGCTGATGCTGAATACCCTGCGTGTTCCCACTCCTTCTCCCGAAAACGATTCCCATTGTTTTTAAAGCTCCACGGCGACGACAATCGCGTCGTCTTGCGAGGGTAAGCTATTTTACAGTTTGCAAGTTGACACGACTGTCTTGTGCAGCAGCAGCAGACTGTACATTTTGTTGGAACGTAGTTGAAGGAAGGAAATTGTCACAGCAATCGCTACCACAAATCCTACAGTTTTCGgtttcatttgtattatttaaagtgAATTCGATAGCGCGGAAGACATGGAAGAACATTTTCCAACGGAGACCTTTGTTTCCGGGATAATCGGGTCTGAGAGTTTGCTGAACGCGCACCCATCGCGGTAGAAAAGTAGAAAGAGCCAGTCGTGGTCGGACACTAGCGTTTACGCAAGTATCTACTTGTACAGATTTCTATTCAGCTATTGAACCGCATTCGACGATTCTCGATAGTTTCGGTTGTGCGGTTCTCTCGAAACCAGGCACAGGACACGGTGTAACGATGACAATTCCTTGTCGGCGATCCTCTCTATCTTGATTATCTTCGACACCGTATTTCCTCCGTCGAACACGGACGCGTTCATATCTGATCCGACGACACGTGACAGTATTTAATGAGCAACCGAACGTGGCACGCATCGTCGAGCATCGTCGAGCATCGTCGAGCATCGTCGAGCATCGTCGCCGGCTCTACACACGATCCAATGTATCGTAGCAGACAGtcgttatcattattatttttaagtcCGCCTGAGCGAGACGTGCTCTGTTCGTCGAACGGTATCGAGCCACACGGATtattcttctgcttcttccCTATCGATTCCCTCTTTCAACTACAGTTCCCAGCGCTGTGCCACATAAGCTATGCAGCTTACGGCCCTTACCCTATTTTATCCTCGCCTTGACCGTAGCGGTGACACTGAATCGCTTAATCCAACATTTATTTCACTTATTCGTTACTTTTCATTCAAGTTTTCTCGAATCAAGCTACTGCGGGAATAATACGACCTTTATCGCTTTCACCATATTAGAGAATATTCTTGTACGTTTGATCGCCGCAAAGACTTGACGTCGAGTCGAAAGAAAACTAGACGATAATTGCAAATTGCTCGATACGCTAGCTAACCCGACGCGTTTCTGTTGGTTTCAGGCTCGTCAGCATGATATGATAGCAGAGCTCGAGATAGTCGCCTCAGAAAGATGAAGAATCGGTACGGCCTCGCGTGCTTCTTACTGCCTCTGGCTCTTGGACTGACCCTACAAGAGGACGATCTGGTGTTCGATGACGTCGGCGAAGAGAGTACCAGCACCGCAGCGACGGTGATCAACAGTCGGCAGTTCGACGAGCCGAGGACCAGCTGGCACGAGCAGAATTGGCCCCGCGATGTCAAGAGGTACCAGGTCGAGAGGCTCTGGGGCGTTCCCGATGTCGTCGTACCCGTCGGCCACGTACTCAAGCTGAGGATCCCTCGGCAGGCGTTTGCCGGTCCTGTGGATTATTATGAGGTGAAgaaacctctctctctctctccccctccctttctctgtcgtcgtcgtcatagtcatcatcgtcatcatcttCAACTTGTACCGCTGCTACTTCTTCTGCCCCTTCTTCTTCAACTGTTCTTCATTCTCTTTTCGTAcatcttctttttctattttttcttcttttcttttcctgtaGGATCGTACTCCTCCTACTCGACTCTTGGACGCCAGCCAACAACCGTGTAGCGAACCCGTACACTCTCGTCGATTTTTTTCTCCGCCTGCTCCTACCGCGTTCCTTTGTTTTTCGAAATCTCCTACCCACATCGACAAACACAGATTTTTATCTTTGTTGTTCGTGCTGTCCGCAGGTCTTTGTACATATTTATCGCTAGACCGAGGATGCATGCGCGTTTCTAATTTCGTAGGGTGTATTTTCTTAATAGTCAGATGCAAGGAACAATGTTCCAAAGAAACTAAAGCAAGCTTCCTTTTCGTCGAAAGGTTGGAATAGTTGGCACGAGCGGTTTATCTTGTGAAATCCTGTTACGCGATAGCGAGTCGAAAGATTGGTTTCCTTATCTTAAGAACTTCTCGAAACCTTATCTGGAAAATGAATCTACGGGATCTCTGCGCACACTTTATAACTCCCTGTTTCTGCTCACTCTGTACACTCTAGGGAACACTTGCCGCTCGCGGTATACGAGCCCATCTTGAACATTCCAAAAGAATTAGAATTCTATTGTATGGATTGTGCGATAAAGGttgatcaaattttcatttcgatcGGATTCAACGGAAACAAAGATGAACCAGCAAGGAGAAAGTTCCAACAACACGCattgaaaaaagatattttccatacattgaaatattctcTGTAAAAGTTCAGTGTTATTCCGGACTTGATCGAGCCGGAAAAATCGAGAAGGCAAGAGAGGTGACGGGGAACAACGATTAGTTCGATGCACCCCAATTTGTCGAACGACGACGGAGCGAGGCGAGAACGGCTGCGAAAATTCCACGGTTCCGTCTCGGACGAATTTTGGATTGCTGCCAAATTTCATAGGTTGATCCTTGCCTCTCGGGACGCACGTATTCCCCTGTCTTTCATTTGCCTCCTTTTGTCGGCGGTACCAACATTGTCAGGAATCTATATTCGTGATTCAATTTGCCTTGGTCGCCTCCGCGGCGTAACAGGAAACCGTTTCGCTTTTACACGTTCCAGACTAGGTTTTAACTTGCTACCGTGCATCGGGCAGCAATTCGAGTATCGGAATAGCATCTCCCTTACATTTCCTCAGCTTCTGCACACCGCAAACTGAATCTTTTACGACTAATGGATTCGCTGGAAACACTTCTTTCCTTTCCTCTAGTTATCATTCGTTTACAAGTTGCACGTTACTTTTAACAAGTACCCACCGCTCAACGGAGAAATAGGAGTACCGCTTTGAAAATTAGTATTGCCTACCCCTTGAAACCTATCTAATACTTATCTAATACTTATCCTTCACCTACAAACCAGCTTTTTCGCTTCGCGTACAACGGCACTCTGCGTACATGTACATTTCACCGTTTTCATGTTCGAACATTTCAGCCTGCAATTCTCCTTGACGTCGTGAATTCATCTGTTTCTCATTTCCCTTTGACCGTCTCCGAGAATAGGTGTTCGATGCGAACGGAAGCCAACTGCCACGATGGATGTATTGGGACGACGCCGCGTCGACGCTGATGGGCGTGCCGTCGAAAAAGGACACGGGCAGCCATCATCTGAGCGTGAAGGCTATCGGGAAGCACGGCGACACCGCGAAGGACCTCTTCATCGTGCAAATCGTTCCCGAGAAGCACGAGGAACTGAAGCACAGAGACGGAAAGGTGAGGTTCTTATCTCATCCCGTACGAGCAGAGATAGCTCGCCGTTAGCGGTGAAAACATTCCGTTGGCAACGGTTCAAATGTTTCCCAAGCGAACAACAGGTACTCTGACTCGACCCTTTCTGGATTAATCTGAACCGACTGCTAACCTCTTGTTGAATTCGACCCTTTTTCTCCGCCGTCCACTAAGCTCGCATACTTTTTAGATTCGTATAGAACGTTTCAGAAGTATAGAAGTACAGAGTCGAACCTAGATGGATCGAATCGAGAAGCAAGTCGAAAGATCTTCGATCCGCAGTGGTAGCGTCTTATCGAGTTTTCGAGTAAAAGAGACTCGACGAACGAAAATTCGGCTTCTAAATTTCCACTTACACTTTCGAAAATTACCAACTTCCACACTATTCCCAATCACTGATACCTTGGTTAAACTCCGATCTAAAACGTCCTTGGTTCTTGTGTTTGGACATTCGTGAACTAACCGCCGAGGAATTCGCTTCTTTCTTAATAGACTGATTCATCGTCGGTTAAGAAGACTACTATCGAGTCCAGGCCCCCTGTCGGCCATTTTTAAATTCGGTTGGCCAACGGTGGTCCGTTAACGAAGCGATAAATCAATTAGTCGCTTGGATGATTCGATGGGAGTGCTTCGCCACACCACGGCGGGAAACAAAAGGCGTCGCGTTTGCACTTCTCGCGACTGACGATCGTTTTAATTGCTCTCAAGGCGATTTTCGGATGGCCCGATTAATTAACGTGCCGCTATATGTACGTTGCTCGTTCCGtcgataatagaaataatttcctTATCGAAACGATCTTCCgcgaacattttcaataatcgaGCCGGTAATCGAATCGCGCTTCAGTGTAATCGGTGTAACGATTAATCGTCCCCATTGCGGTTAATTGATGTTGTTAAGTGAAGCGTTAACTGATTGAATCATTGCTGTTAGATACTGATATTTTTAGCTGGGTCAGTGCTCGATCTCTGcgacaatttttcgaatttttcgaatttttcgaatttttcgattcgacaacattgaaattattcagaaatCGTACCTTGCGACTTACTCGTGAACAACATTGGGAGGAAAATGTACACAAACAAACTCGGTTCACTTACCTTTTACGCCCTTATTCCAATTGTAAATgcaatcgaaaataaaatattaaatcgcgTAGCTTCGAGCTCCcccttaaaatgaaataaaataagataaaagaaaaacgcAAGAACAAATGACAAAAAGGTGAAAGAAATGAGAACGAAGCAGGTGTTGGAGTGTGAACGATAAGCGTCGGTCGATTGGGACGGAAAAACAGGCTCGAAGAAGGGGAATAAAACGAGGGAACGAGTTAACGAAACCGTGGCCGCGTGCGTTGCAGCGATTGCATCGGTATGCCGCGTTTAAATCCCGCGACGGAATTAGTTTCGTAGACGGTGCTGATTGATACCAATTGATGGAGAGCCGCTCTCGCTCGGCATGCGTCATCCGCGATCCGTTTGGTCCGTGCGACGACGCCGAcggccttaaccctttgcggccgaGGATTCTTTAAAGAATACGAATCCTTCAGCAGACCAAGCTAAATTATTCTACACGTCGGACTTTGAAAGAGTGCGGGGAAGGAAATGATGTAGGCACTGATTCCTTGCTATTCCCTTTATTCCCTTTATTCCCTTTCGACAGGTCAATTCTGCGATATACTCGCATCATTCGCATCACTGGAAAACTTGCTCTTGTCCGATTTCAGACGCACTGCAACGAAGGAGAGGATCAGACGCTACTCTCGATCCTGCTCGATGCAAGGTTCGACAGCCTCTCGCCGTTCACGCGAGTCAATACCATCGATAATCTGGCTGGATTCCTTGGACTTCATCTGGTATGGCGCTTTTTGGTTATTAACACGAACAAACAAAATTCCGCATGTCGATGAGACacgataaattaattaagaatttccACCGCGAGATGAAAGAACGTCGGTTTCTAAAGCAAGTCCAATGTATGCACGCTCTAGCGGGCGCCCCGTTGCGCGTTTCGAGTTGAAAATTTCCCACATTGTGCCGAGATCGCGTTGCATCTTTCATCGCTGCTCGCCAGCGACATCGTAAAAGTTCCGTCTCGTAAAGAAACTCGTGTCCTTCCGGGAAAAGGAACTTTATCAAATCTTCTTGGTCATGGTGGGTGTTACTCCGCGCCTGCGCGCATGGAATTAGAGCGTTTCACCAGTTCCTTCGTGTTGCCTCGCAATTGAGCTTTTCCAGTATCGTCGTTAATTCAAGAATCGGGGACGGGACGAGTGGGAAACCTTATCGATCGACTCGAATGGAAATTATTGCTGCTTGGATAGTTTTTGTTCATTCGGTTCAGAGATGGGCTTCCAAATGGTTAAATATGGTATCTCTTTTTAATAGAGACTTCAGTGGTTGGTCTTCGCGAGGATTATCAATCCCACAATTGAATTCTATTGGCGGAAGTGtatcatttttctttcattgtcCACGTTATTTGACCAACTGCTCATCAATTTCATTCGGACCAACTGCTAAACGATTTCTATGTTTTTATCGATTTCCGTATTTGTCGCGTAAAGCTCGACTTCTAGCGCATACCGATCTAATTACGGTACTAATTTTAGAGCGCGTTTTCGATGCACCCGCAAAACACGAAAGAGAACTCGAACGTGGACCCCACGGTCATTCTCAGTGGGCCTGGGAACGTGAAACACCGTAAAGAGAAACACCTCACCTCGATACAATGGCAGGTAAATctctttaaaatatactcttCAGCAATAATTCATCTTACACACCTAAGGGAATCTGAAATCTCAAAGTTCTTTGTTCCCGACATTGGAAATGTCGAATAATGCAAACGAAGCGATTATCAATCTATTTGGAATGCGGAAGGCATCGGAAACATTTCAGACTCGATTTTTCACGCAGGTTGGCTGTGACGGACATTTATGGTATCATCAATCGGATTTGGTGAAACGACTGCGCGAGCAAGCGAGAGACGGCACGCTGGCCGAGGTGATGCAACTTCCGGTGCTGTTGTGGCGCGTGAAAACGGAGTCGAGTTCCTTATTGAGGAACAGAAGGGAGGCCGGCTCCGGAGACTACAGTAATCCAGAGGACTATGGCGGTTACGACGATAATTACGACGACGGTGAATACGAAGAGGAAGACGCCGAGGACGGCGATGATTCGCAAGTGCTGCCAACCTTCGTACCGGAACCGAATCTTCCGAGAGGAAACAGTCCGGAGCATCCCCACAGGCATCATCACGGGGAGGAGTCTGTTGCTCGAAATGTAAGTTGATCGAAACAACTTGAGAATTATCCCCATAAAGTAATACAAAGTAACAAGTGGTGTTATTTCAGCGTCGAAATAACCAagtttcaattagattttaGAATTGGAGATTGCCTCGAATAAACAGATtgattttccaattattattgaaaagtaACACCGTACTTGTGTTTACTCAGGTCGAAGGAACCGACGACATCATACCAGACATGAACCAAGCGAATACTCTGGATGCCGCGCCGAACAAAACCATTGCTGAGACTAGCACGGTAAGTATCGGGGCTACAATCCTTAAATGTAATCTCGTATCGGCGATTTCGTGTCACGGGAAGACAACATTTTATACAGGGTGATGAAACATGGGGTCTAAAACTCCGGGACTTTGTACTATTTATCTTCGTGTTTACGAGCGATCGAACATTTGcagataaaattcatttccagacTACGTGACTGCATAGTACAATCTCCCAAAGTGTTGTACCCTTCCTCTTTCTTCCTCAGTCCTTTCGTCGCCCTGTATACGTGTGATCTTCCAGCTATTAACCGGCTTTCGTTGAAAGTTCTTATATCTCTGTCCTTCCATTCTCGCCACCGCCAATCGCTTTGAGGGAATCGTTGCGCTTCAGATACTATTTAGCGTTCTAGCTGTGGGTATTGCGTGTTTAATGCCGGCCTGTTGTTTGCGATTTCTATGCCATTTTAGACGACAGACTTGCCACGTATCTATCGATCGATGTATAGAAAGAGAGGCGGCCCCGTAGTAGGCCTAACTATAGTCAAGAAAATGAAAgtccgagagagagagagagagagagagagagagagagagagagagagagagagagagagagagagagagagagagagagagagagagagagagagagagagagagagagagagagagagagagagagagcgaaagagagagaaacctCTGAGAATATTATCAACTTACTTTAATCACTTACCAACCACTACAACTAAATGTTTCTTCCTACTTTCGCCTTTTCTTCAATCTTCGTTATTTTGTAACTAACCAAGTTTCTTGTGCCGTACATCGCATCTACTAACGATTTCGCAGACAACAACCACCACTGAACTTacatcaccaccatcatcatcaaCAACCCCTACAACAAGTACCACAACATCGACAATAACATCAACAACACCatcgacaacaacaacaacaacaacagcaacaacatcatcatcatcatcatcaaccACCACTACGACGACTACCTCGACAACTCCAAGCACAACTACCCAACAAGTACCGTCGACAACGGGCACTAGCACCACAACTAGCACAAGTACGACCACAACCACAGCCGATACAACGACAGCTAGCCTGGTGGTGATATCGACGACAATGCCGGCACCGACCGAACCACCGAGACAGGAAACTGTCGACGTTGACGATTCCGTCGCCGGGGAGAACGCCGAGCGCAAGAACGAATCTGCGAACGCATCCTCGATCAACGTTGATACGGAAACCACGATCCCACCCTCGATAATCCCCCATTCTAGCACCAGCGGGACAACAGTCGATAGAACGAGAACCGAGCTGATCGATGGAGATGGTACTGTTAATGTCGTCACCGACGAGGTAATGCTTCTATGCTTCGAAGCTTCTCATTTGTACAATAGTCCATCGCTCTGCCGCACATTTTTATAGACTCGATCGTAATAATCACCGACCCGGAGTCTTTCGCTTAGCCGACCGATCGCGGTGCCGCAATCCTCAATCTGGAGACCGACTCGAGGTCGATTTGTATTCATATTATCCGGTCAGACACGATAAGACACGAGACACGAGACACAGTTCCGTTCGTTGACGAAACATTAGAGTAGTTATACGAATGTTTCTATGCATAGATATATAGCGTAACCAATCTGTTTAGGCATGGTGCGTAGCCCACAGTGATACTGACATTTCGTGTCTGAATGGATAGTATTATATGGATAGCGTACAAAGGTTACAATGCCGCGACTTATCGGCTAATATGAATCGACCTTTACACGTAGGCCAGAGAATCATACGCGGCCGTGCTTCTGCTTCTTTGTGCGCGGCGCTTCTTCATTGTTTCTGTACACCGGTGCCAGTGCGTTCCGAGTTTCGTACAGGTCGAAAGGGGAAATGGGTGACAGAGACACGTCGCAGCCTCTGCCTAGCTAGCATATTTATCTCGCAAGAGGCGGCTGAATGAGACAAATGGAAGTGAACGAGTTTCGGAGATCGGTAGCTTTTCGTTGCATCGATCACAAAGGATTGTGCGCGAGATTATCCTTTGGCGGAAGGAAGAAGTGTTGcgagggaaaaaggagaagcaAGACCCACGATTCTTGGTAGATCCTCTCTCGGATCGATTTTGATTCAACTTTCCTTTCTGAACCATGTCCATGTAAATAGTTGCATTCATAACAGCAACGTTCAAGATGAATCGGTGTTCGCGTAAAGActagaaaatttcgaaaattcccgAGATTCTGATGTTTCGTTCATTTTGAAACAGTCAAAGTAAACGTAATCCGCAGCCCAGCAATCTCGTCTGGTAATGCTTTCGTTTTCCCAGTGTTCAGACGTTTTCTTTCTGCCTCCAGCCAACGGAACAGCCGTCAGTGTCCACGACGAGACAGACAGTTACCTTAGTGCCCGTAAGCAACACCACGCTCAACACCACTACCGTCGCCGTCACTACTCTGTTACCAACAATTGCCACCAACACTTTCACCACACCCATAATAACGACTACAGAAATACGAACACTGCCGACTACCACGATCACCAAAGCCCCGACCACACCCACCACCACTAGtaccaccactaccactaccactacaaCCACCACTAGCACCACCGCCACACCAGTAACGACCAGAGCCACCACTGAGCCAACCAGAGTTAACACGGAAACCGTAGAGTACGGGGTCCACAACTTCCCACCTAGACAGGATAGGAGGCTGAAGAAGATTGCGGTGACGGCTGGCAAGCCGTTGAGATACGTTATACCGGTGAACACGTTCAGCGATTTCGAGGATGGCGATACAACGAACTTGAGCCTAAGCCTCTATCTGCAGGGTGCGCCTCTGAAAACCACCCACTGGCTGCAGTTCAATCAGCGTACGCAGGAGGTCTATGGATTGTGAGCATACCCTTGATCTTCTCCTTGTCGCTTTTCCCCTTGTCTTTAAGCATTACGGCTTAGGCACTAAAATCCACTAAAATAGCCAACTGAAATAACCAACACTGTTCTCTCCTCCAGACCATTAGAAAATGATATCTCCATCTGGACCTACGAATTGGTCGCCGCAGACAGCGAGGGACTGAACGCGACTGACCAACTTGACATTCACGTGCAACAGCACAAATTAAGTCGCAGCGTCAATCACGAGTTCAGTATTTATCTGAGAATCGACAAGCGCTCGCGGTTCCCAACTGACGTGGACTGGGAGCTGAAAGTAATGCGAAGCATAGCTGAATTGTACGGAGACAGCGATGCCAGGCACATCACTGTCCGGTTGGTCGACATCGTTCGCGAGCAAGTGATCTTCACTTGGACCAACGATAGTTTACCTAGAAGCAGCGAGTGTCCCAAAGAGTACATTAATGATTTGTTACGTGTAAATATCTCAGGATAGTTTCTATTAGCAACATATAGTTGCCCCACTGGTTTCAACTGGTTCTGATCATGTGTTCGTTATTCAGATTCTAGTCGATTCGAACGGTGATCCCAGCCCGGCACTGACAAATGTCCTGCTCCCCGAGATCACAGTGAAACGGGTGGTGTATCAAGGTATCGGACAATGCGAGGATATGAACCGTCCAGAGCCTCCTAAGGTTTCCACCCAGGAGCCTATGCCAAACTTCCCGCCGATGCCGAGAAACCAAGTGGACCTTATCAATGCTACGGTTGGCAGGCTGTTGGTGTTCAAAGTGCCAGAAGTAAGTTGAAAGTGATTCTCGATAGAACGAACAGGGAACACACGAGGGCACGCTACATATTCGAACGAGATAATAAATGTGTTCGTAGTTGATTACATTTCATTGGTGTACGATAAGCAACGCATGTCCGAACCAAACCACTCATTCACGAACACTAAAACATTTGTTTTAGGACACCTTCTATGACCGCGAAGACGGTTCCGCCCGCAACTTGCGAATGTCTCTTTTAACCATCGACCGCACTCCAATTCCAGCCCACGAGTGGTTGCAGTTCGACAGCAAAAACCAAGAGTTCTATGGTGTCCCTATGCGCAACGACATTGGCCGTAAAGAATACCAACTAGTGGTCACCGACAAAGAAGACTCTAGCGCTACGGATGGCCTAGTGGTAGTCGTACATCCAGCCCCGGTGATGCATCACACTGTAGAGTTCTCGATGACCTTGGATATACCTTACGATTCGTTCGCGCATTCTGCCCTTCAGAAGCGCAACTTCATCGAGAAGCTTCGAGATCTGTACCAGGACAGGGATACCAGTGCTATCTCTTTGCATAGCATATCCAATGGCAGCACAGTGATCACTTGGCACAACAGAACCTTGCCGACGTCGTACTGCGCTCACGAAGAAGTGAGTCGGTTGCGATCGGTACTGGTCAAGAACGACAACGACCGCAGGTCCGTCACCGACGAGGTGCTCGAAGTGATGGGCTCGAAATTCCCCGTGAAACAAATCACTGTGATTCCGATGGGGATCTGTCTCGGCGAATTGACCAACGTGCACTCGCCGGACAATTACGTGCCACCGATAGACGACTCTACCTCGGTTGGGACATTCCACGATGATTATCTGATCACGTTTGTCCTGCCAGCCATAATCATCGCGGCGATGCTCATCCTCGCGGGCATCATCGCCTGCGTGCTCTACAGACGAAGGAGAAGCGGGAAGATGAGCGTCAGCGAACAGGACGACGAGAGGCAGAGCTTCCGGAGCAAAGGAATACCTGTCATCTTCCAGGACGAGCTCGACGAGAAGCCTGATCCAGGTAAATATAGTATGTTGACTTTTGATCTTGATTCTTACTCATTAGCCCGTTTGCCACCAAACTCGCTGTATCTCCGTAAACCGTTTTACACTGTTCCCCTCCTTCGAATCGCTTTCCCGCTCGTTATTCCATTTCAGTCTCCTTGCTAGTTATTACTCGCCTCTCGGTTACGTAACATTTCTACCTTTGATCGTACGCAACTAACGATAGAAATTCCATTGGAAATATTTGCTGGCTGCACCCGAGTGTCTAGGACACTCGTTAAACAATTATTACTCGC
Above is a genomic segment from Nomia melanderi isolate GNS246 chromosome 8, iyNomMela1, whole genome shotgun sequence containing:
- the LOC116427319 gene encoding uncharacterized protein LOC116427319 isoform X1 — its product is MKNRYGLACFLLPLALGLTLQEDDLVFDDVGEESTSTAATVINSRQFDEPRTSWHEQNWPRDVKRYQVERLWGVPDVVVPVGHVLKLRIPRQAFAGPVDYYEVFDANGSQLPRWMYWDDAASTLMGVPSKKDTGSHHLSVKAIGKHGDTAKDLFIVQIVPEKHEELKHRDGKTHCNEGEDQTLLSILLDARFDSLSPFTRVNTIDNLAGFLGLHLSAFSMHPQNTKENSNVDPTVILSGPGNVKHRKEKHLTSIQWQVGCDGHLWYHQSDLVKRLREQARDGTLAEVMQLPVLLWRVKTESSSLLRNRREAGSGDYSNPEDYGGYDDNYDDGEYEEEDAEDGDDSQVLPTFVPEPNLPRGNSPEHPHRHHHGEESVARNVEGTDDIIPDMNQANTLDAAPNKTIAETSTTTTTTELTSPPSSSTTPTTSTTTSTITSTTPSTTTTTTTATTSSSSSSTTTTTTTSTTPSTTTQQVPSTTGTSTTTSTSTTTTTADTTTASLVVISTTMPAPTEPPRQETVDVDDSVAGENAERKNESANASSINVDTETTIPPSIIPHSSTSGTTVDRTRTELIDGDGTVNVVTDEPTEQPSVSTTRQTVTLVPVSNTTLNTTTVAVTTLLPTIATNTFTTPIITTTEIRTLPTTTITKAPTTPTTTSTTTTTTTTTTTSTTATPVTTRATTEPTRVNTETVEYGVHNFPPRQDRRLKKIAVTAGKPLRYVIPVNTFSDFEDGDTTNLSLSLYLQGAPLKTTHWLQFNQRTQEVYGLPLENDISIWTYELVAADSEGLNATDQLDIHVQQHKLSRSVNHEFSIYLRIDKRSRFPTDVDWELKVMRSIAELYGDSDARHITVRLVDIVREQVIFTWTNDSLPRSSECPKEYINDLLRILVDSNGDPSPALTNVLLPEITVKRVVYQGIGQCEDMNRPEPPKVSTQEPMPNFPPMPRNQVDLINATVGRLLVFKVPEDTFYDREDGSARNLRMSLLTIDRTPIPAHEWLQFDSKNQEFYGVPMRNDIGRKEYQLVVTDKEDSSATDGLVVVVHPAPVMHHTVEFSMTLDIPYDSFAHSALQKRNFIEKLRDLYQDRDTSAISLHSISNGSTVITWHNRTLPTSYCAHEEVSRLRSVLVKNDNDRRSVTDEVLEVMGSKFPVKQITVIPMGICLGELTNVHSPDNYVPPIDDSTSVGTFHDDYLITFVLPAIIIAAMLILAGIIACVLYRRRRSGKMSVSEQDDERQSFRSKGIPVIFQDELDEKPDPGKYSNKSPVILKEEKPPLPPPEYQKTEDGADVPMLPKENSEEPYQPPPPFATNRDTNRQNRPKPTPTYRKPPPYVPP
- the LOC116427319 gene encoding uncharacterized protein LOC116427319 isoform X2 is translated as MKNRYGLACFLLPLALGLTLQEDDLVFDDVGEESTSTAATVINSRQFDEPRTSWHEQNWPRDVKRYQVERLWGVPDVVVPVGHVLKLRIPRQAFAGPVDYYEVFDANGSQLPRWMYWDDAASTLMGVPSKKDTGSHHLSVKAIGKHGDTAKDLFIVQIVPEKHEELKHRDGKTHCNEGEDQTLLSILLDARFDSLSPFTRVNTIDNLAGFLGLHLSAFSMHPQNTKENSNVDPTVILSGPGNVKHRKEKHLTSIQWQVGCDGHLWYHQSDLVKRLREQARDGTLAEVMQLPVLLWRVKTESSSLLRNRREAGSGDYSNPEDYGGYDDNYDDGEYEEEDAEDGDDSQVLPTFVPEPNLPRGNSPEHPHRHHHGEESVARNVEGTDDIIPDMNQANTLDAAPNKTIAETSTTTTTTELTSPPSSSTTPTTSTTTSTITSTTPSTTTTTTTATTSSSSSSTTTTTTTSTTPSTTTQQVPSTTGTSTTTSTSTTTTTADTTTASLVVISTTMPAPTEPPRQETVDVDDSVAGENAERKNESANASSINVDTETTIPPSIIPHSSTSGTTVDRTRTELIDGDGTVNVVTDEPTEQPSVSTTRQTVTLVPVSNTTLNTTTVAVTTLLPTIATNTFTTPIITTTEIRTLPTTTITKAPTTPTTTSTTTTTTTTTTTSTTATPVTTRATTEPTRVNTETVEYGVHNFPPRQDRRLKKIAVTAGKPLRYVIPVNTFSDFEDGDTTNLSLSLYLQGAPLKTTHWLQFNQRTQEVYGLPLENDISIWTYELVAADSEGLNATDQLDIHVQQHKLSRSVNHEFSIYLRIDKRSRFPTDVDWELKVMRSIAELYGDSDARHITVRLVDIVREQVIFTWTNDSLPRSSECPKEYINDLLRILVDSNGDPSPALTNVLLPEITVKRVVYQGIGQCEDMNRPEPPKVSTQEPMPNFPPMPRNQVDLINATVGRLLVFKVPEDTFYDREDGSARNLRMSLLTIDRTPIPAHEWLQFDSKNQEFYGVPMRNDIGRKEYQLVVTDKEDSSATDGLVVVVHPAPVMHHTVEFSMTLDIPYDSFAHSALQKRNFIEKLRDLYQDRDTSAISLHSISNGSTVITWHNRTLPTSYCAHEEVSRLRSVLVKNDNDRRSVTDEVLEVMGSKFPVKQITVIPMGICLGELTNVHSPDNYVPPIDDSTSVGTFHDDYLITFVLPAIIIAAMLILAGIIACVLYRRRRSGKMSVSEQDDERQSFRSKGIPVIFQDELDEKPDPGNKSPVILKEEKPPLPPPEYQKTEDGADVPMLPKENSEEPYQPPPPFATNRDTNRQNRPKPTPTYRKPPPYVPP